CTCCGAGTGTGAATTTTGGAGTTGTACCACCATCTTGCCGCCCATCAAGCGTCGTCTGCTCAGCCACTGACGAGGCCAGCGACAAAACCAATCCATGACACCCAGCAGGCATCTGCAATTCCTTCGCTACATCACCCGCCTGCTTCCACAATGATATGGTGCGTGACATTGCCTCACCCGGCATCGTTGAACGCGCGATCATACCCAAACTGGTGAGAGTGAGGACGGAGCTACCTGGATCATCGGCCAGCACTGACGCGTGTCTGCCCGGCCAGCGGCGCTCAAGCTGCGGTCCGTCCATCAACAAGACCACAACCAAGCTTGGACCGACTGAGTTGATGATCGGAAGTACAGGATCCAGTCGCGCGAGATCCTCACAGATTAAGACTGCGAGGCTCGCCCCCCGCCTGACGACCGAGAAAACGCACTCTCGCGAGGAAACTCCGATTCGTTCCCACCAGTCTAGGTGCGGATCAAGAGTATGCCCCAAATGATAGCGCCGGATCTGCCCTGAATCGAGCCGCCACCGGTGGTGCTTCGATTGAGTCCACCCCTGATACGGCCGATCGTTCACATAGCGCACGGTCAGCGCCGAGTTCTGGCCGGCACTTTTCGAGTTGCGGCCATGCTTAATCTCCGTGGCTCCCGTTACAAATAGTTCCAGACCCTTCACGCGGCGAGGCAATTCGAACGCAACTTCCATCGCAAAATCTGTCGGCAGTGCGCCTTCCGGTAGAACGACACCGTGGATATCACCTGACTCGCGCCGAGCCTCGTCAACAAGCGTCTTGATAAATCTTACAAACTCAACGGGCTTCACCGCTTTCAACCACGTCGGAACAACCTCAAAGAATCCATAACCTCCATCGACGTCAGTCTTTGCTGCCCTGAAGGCGTTTCCCGAGACGACAAATGGATATGGGATCAAGAGCAAGTTTAGAGGTTTCGCCGTTTCATCCGACGGATGACCAAACAGCCACGAAGTGCAAACAGCTGTTTTTGCAGGTAGCAGCGCTAGATTGTGAGATAGCGCACGCAGGGTATATCCTACTCCCGGCGTATTTGTTTTTGGCTGCACACATGCTCTCGCAGGCGGCACCGCCCAACAGAGGCTGTGCGGAATAGGAAGCCATGATCTAGCGGTCCGCCGCCCGTAGTACCTCTGTGTCTGCTCCATGACCGCACGTGCAAACACGAGTCGCCTTGCATGGACTTCCGACAACTTCTTCGGCGAACGATTCGGCGCGCTTCCGCGGATTCGGCTTGGCGTATAGAACCATCCGAGCTTCGTTATCGCAAAGCCAATGCCCTCGCATGCTTCGTCTGCGATTGCGAGCAGTTCAAGCGCGCATCGCGCCAACGGCAGATGTGCATCATCGATATCCGCCCGTCTATACTGGGCAACCAAGCGCTTCCATAGCTTCTGCACGCTGGGAGGAGCAGTCCAAAGAGACTGCCACTTCACAGCGCTGCGCTTAATCCGCCGACGCCACTGATCGTCGAATATACCCGGTCCTTCGCCGCCATCATTTATGCTTGGCGCAGCGTATCCACCAGTAACCTCCAAAATAGAAGCTGCGACAGCAAAGACGTCCGGCGGCCAATCCGGACATGAGTCCCAATCCGATCGCTTGCGATCTGGATTGGTGCCGTTTGGGAGCAGATACGCAATCAAATCAGCCGCAATTGCCATACGATTGTCACCCGCATAGGTTACCCAATCGTGTGACACACAACTTTCATTGTCCAGCAATTTCTGATCGCGCTTGAGATCGACAGCTCAGGTCGCTTCACGCAATCGAGTGCACCGGCGGCCCTACTCACAAGGTATGGTCAGGGCCACACTGCAGTTCGCTCATGTATTCCGCTACGGCGCGATGTCGAGGCCCTTGTAGAGCGCCGCGGCGTAGTTGCCGTGGGCGCGGACGTTCTTGATCGACTTCTTCGCCACGAGATGCAGGCGGCCGTGCACCACCGGCAGCATCAGCGCCTCGTCGTGCACCAGCTGCTGCACCTTGAAGAAATTGGTCCGTCGGTCGGCCTCGGTGATCGAGCCGCGGCCGGCGTCGAGCAGCGCGTCCGTCGCCGGGTCCGCCCACATCATGCGGTTCGGCACCGGGCGGTTCTTGGAGTGGTAGTAGAGGTACATCTGGTCGCCGGCCGAGGTGTACGGCACCGACAGCGTCCAGATGTCGTAGTCCTGCTGCGCGATCTTCTGGAAGAACACGGTCGGGTCCCACATCTGGATCTTGATGTCGACGCCGACCTTGCGCGCCGCGCCCTGCAGCACCTCCGACAGCTTCGGGTTCTGCCCGACGGTGTAGGAATAGAGCAGCAGCTCGAGCTTCTTGCCGTCCTTGTGGCGGAAGCCGTCGGCGCCCATCGCCCAGCCGGCGTCGTCGAGCAGCTTGCGCGACAGCGCGGGATCGTACTTCGTGAGCCCGTCGAGCGTCGCCGGGTTGAAATCCAGCGCCTGCTCGGCGACCAGGGAGCGCGCCGCGACCGCCTGGCCGAAGAAGATCGCCTTGTTGATCTCCTCGCGGTCGATCAGATGGCTGAGCGCGGCGCGCACGCGCTTGTCGCGCAGGTGCTCGCGGGTCGTCTTGAAGCCGTAGTAGTACATCGAGAAATAGGCGTCGGGCTCGTAGACCGACAGGTTCGGCGCCTTGCGGAAGGCGTCGATCGCCTGCAGCGGGTTCCAGTGGCAGAAATCCGCCTGGCCGGCGAGCATCGCGGCCATCCGCGTGGTCTCCTCCGGCACGATGCGCCAGATCATGCGCTCGTACTTGACCGGCCCGGGGTTCTTGTAGACGGCGGTCGGGCCCCATTTGTAGGCGTCGTGGCGCTTCAGCACGAGCTCCTTGCGCGGCTCCCACCGCTCCCAGCACAGCGGCCCGGTGCCGTCGAAGCCCTTGACGCCGAAATCGGCGCCGAGCGCGTCGACGTTGTCCTTGTTGATGATGGTGGCGGCGAAGTTCGTCAGGTCGACCAGCAGCTCGGCGTGCGGCCGCTTGAGCTTGTAGACCAGCGTGTGCGGATCGGGCGCGGTCAGGGAGTCGATGTCGCCGAGGCGCCAGTAGAACGGGTACCTGGCGTCGGGGTTGGCCAGCCGGCTGAACGAGTAGATGACGTCCGCCGCGGTGAACTTCTTGCCGCTGCAGAACGTCACGTCGTCGCGCAGCTTGAAGGTGTAGGTCAGGCCGTCGGCCGAGCGGTCCCACGACTTCGCCAGCAGCGGCTTGACCGCCTTCAGATCCCAGTCGAGCGCCACCAGCGTGTCGCCCATCATGTACATGGGATGGCCCATGCCGCTCGACGTGTTGGTGTGCGGATCGTATTTCGGCGCGTCCTGCGTGCGGATGTTCACGAAGGTCTGCGCGGCGGCCGCGGTGGCCGCGAGGGACAACCCGAGCGCCACCGACGCGGCCTTGATCATGCGCGTGATCGACATTCCCAACCCCTTCGACATCGTTCGACCGGCGCTTCCGGCGCGCCGTTGCCGCCAGCCTAGAACGGCCGGCGGATTCCGCAAAGCGGCGGCGGAGCGCCCGCCGTCAGCGCAGGAAGTCCGGCGAGATCAGCGACGGCAGGAAAAGCGACGCCGCCGGCCACGCGATGACCAGCGCCAGCACCAGCAGCATCGGCACCAGCATGATCATCGTGTCCTTGATGGCGTCGCGCACGCGCATGCCCGCCACCGAGCAGGCGATCATCAGGCACAGCCCGTAGGGCGGCGTCACCAGCCCGAAGGCCAGCGACACGATGCCGATCATCGCGAAGTGCACGGGGTCCATCGCGACGCCCTTGGCCAGCGGCTGCAGGATCGGGCCGCAGATGATGATCGCGGGGATCGCGTCGAGGAAGCAGCCGACCACCAGGAACACGAAGGCGATGAAGAAGCCGACGCCGTAGAAGCCCATGTTCCACGAGCGCACGTCGGTGAGGATCGCGTCCGGGATCTTGTAGTAGGCCAGCAGCCAGCCGAACATCGAGGCGGTGCCGACGCAGAACAGCGCGACGCCGGCCAGCTTGCCGGTGTCGAGCAGCGCGCCGTAGAGGCCCTTGAGGTCCATCTCGCGGTAGACGATGAACGACAGCGTGCCGGCGTAGAGCACGGCGATGGCCGCCGACTCGGTCGCCGTGAACCAGCCGAAGATCTTGCCGCCGATGATGATGACCGGCGTCATCAGCGCCAGCGACGAGTGCGCCAGCGCGCCGGTGAACTGGCTCCACGTCGCGCGCGGGTAGGTGGGGTAGCCGCGGCGGACGGCGTAGGCGTGGACGGTCGCCATCTGCGCCAGCCCGATCAGCAGTCCGGGCACGATGCCGGCGAGGAACAGCGCGCCGATCGATGTCGTCAGGATGCCGCCCCACACGATCATCAGGATCGACGGCGGGACGATCACCGCCAGCACGGCCGACACGGCGGTGATGGCGACGGAGAAGCTGTCGTCGTAGCCCTCCTTGCGCTGCGCCTCGATGAAGAGCTTGGACTGGCTGGCGGCGTCGGCGGTCGAGGAGCCGGAGATGCCGGCGAAGAAGATCGACAGCACGACGTTGATCTGCGCCAGCCCTCCGGGGAAGTGCCCGACCATGGTGCGCGACAGCTTCATCAGCCGGTCGGTGATGCCGCCGGTGTTCATCAGGTTGGCGGTCAGCAGGAAGAAGGGCACCGCCAGCAGGATGAAGGAATTGTAGGCGTTGAAGGTCTCCTGCGCGAGCGACATGACCGACAGGCGCGGCTCGATCGCCAGGATCGGCAGGCACGCCAGCCCGAGCGCGAAGGCCACCGGCACGCGCAGGAACATCAGCAGGAAGAACAGGCCGAAAAGGACGATGGCCGCCTGGCCGGGCGACAGGACCGCGCCGGTCACGCGCGCGCCCCGGCGATGACCGCGAGGTCGTCGCGCATCTGCGGTCCGAGGAACACCAGCCACGTGAAGCCGGCCACCGGCCAGGCGACATGGATCAGCCACAGCGGCAGCTCGGCCAGCTCCGAGATCCGGTTCCACGCGAATTTCGTGAACTCGTAGCCGGCGACGATGAACACCAGGGCCAGCGCGAGCACGCCGATCCGGCCGAGCAGGCGCGCCACCGCCTCGCCGCGCGCGCCCATGCGCGGCCAGACGTCGACCTCGAAATGGGCGCTGTCGCGCACGCCGACCATGGTGCCGATCATGATCGTCCAGATGAACAGGAAGCGCGCCATCTCCTCGGTCCAGATGTAGTGCGGAATGATCGCGGTGAAGCGCGAGAAGATCTGCAGGCTGACCGGCAGCACGAGGATCGCGACCGCGAACACCAGCGCGTGGTCGAGGGCGCGGCCGTAGACGGCGGCGACCCGGCGCCAGAGGCCCGGCGGCCTGGGGACTTGGATTGTCATGGGGTTCCGGAGCGCGGACGCGGTGGCGCGGCCCCGCCGCGCGGGCGGCGGGGCCGGCGGCGCGGCGTCAGACGGCGTTGATCTGCGCGTAGATGCCCTCGGCGCCGATCTCCTTGGCGTAGGTGGCCATCACCGGGTCGACCAGCTTCTTCATCGCGTCGCGGTCGGTGAACGGCACGCGCTTGAGCTTGCCGGCCTTCTCGAGCGCGTCGAGCTTGGTCTTCTCCTCGCTCGACTCCAGCGCGCGGCCGAAATCGCCGGCCTCGGCGCCCGCCTTGACGATCGCTTCCTGGAGCTCCTTCGGCAGCGTCTTGAGCGTCTTCACCGAGAAGCAGATCGGCCGGATCGAGACCGCGTGCTCGGTCAGGTTCAGGTGCGGCGCGACCTCGTAGAACTTCATCGCCTCGACGCCGGCGGCCTCGTTCTCGCCGGCCTGGATGACGCCGTTCTGGATGGCGTTGTAGACCTCGTTGTAGGCGATGACGGTCGGCGACATGCCGGCGGCGGCGAAGGTCTTGGACCAGATCGGCGCGCCCTGGACGCGCACCTTCAGGCCCTTGATCTCGGCCAGGTTCCGCACCGGCTTGTTGGCGAAGATGTTGCGCACGCCGCCGCCGGCGTGGCCGATCAGCATGACCTCGGCCTTCTGCGCGATCTCGTCGGCGATCGGCTTGAGCAGGTTCTTGCCGACCACGGCGTTCATGTGCGCGATGTCGCGGAACACGAACGGCGCGTCGATGAACGGCGCGGCCTTCGCGAAGGTCGACATGTGGGCCGGCGAGACGATGGCGTAGTCGACCGCCTTGCCCTGCGCCATGTACTCGAAATACTGCTTCTCGAGCCCGAGCGAGGAGTTCTTGTGCAGCGTGAAGTTGACGGGCTTGCCGTAGTACTTGACCACGAGCTCGCTGAAGCGGACCAGCGCCTTGGTGAAGGCGTGGTCGTCGTTGAACTGGACGGCGCCGTTGAGCGTCACCGGAGTCTGGGCCCGGAGCACGGCGGGCGCCGCGATGGCGGCCGCGCCGGCGGCCGCGAGAATTTGTCTGCGCTTCATCTGGTGTTTCCTTCCCGGGTGGCGTGCCCGTTCGCGGGCGGCCTTGCCGGCAGTCTGGTCCGAAGCGCGAACCATTCGCAAGCCGAAACGCGCGCGTGCGGCGCGCTCACGGGTCGCGCAGGACGCAGGTCGCGGTGGCGTGCAGCACCGGATCGACCACGGCGTGGCTGAACAGCCACGCCTCGGCGTGCAGCGAGGCGCGGCCGCGGCGGATGACGCGGGCGATGGCGAGGGTATCGGCCGGCTGGGCCGGGCGCAGGAACGTGGCGTTCAAGGTCGAGGTCAGCGCCAGCCGCGCGCCGCCGGTCGCGGCCACGGCGGCGGCGAAGACCGCCGTGTCGGCGAAGGATAGCAGCAGCGGGCCGGAGAAGATTTCGCCGGGGCCGACGAAATCGGCCGCGAACGGAAACCGCAGCCGGACGTCCTGGTCCTCCGCCTCCTCGACGACGACGCCGTGCCGGTCGCGCGCCGGCAGCGCGCGCTCGAGCAGGGCCTGGAGCTCGTCGGCGGTCATGGCCGCCGATATCGCATGGAAAGACCGCGGCGCGCCATCGTATGGTGCGCGCCGCCCCGACGGATCCCCGCCGATGTCCTTCCTCGACCACATCGAACGCTGCAACGCGCACGACCTGTCGCAGTTCGCGCCATGGCGCATCGGCGCCACGCCGGCGGGGTGGGTGCACCGCGATTTCGCGCCCCATCTGGCGTCGCCGGGCTCGCCGTTCCGGCGCGACGGCGCCGGCTGGCGGCTCGACGACGCGTTGACGACGCCGGTGGCGCGCACCCGCGCGGTCGAGGCGTTCCTGCTGACGCTGCGCGACCGCGGCCTGGTCGAGGCGTGGCGCGGCGAGCGCTATCCCGTCACGCCCGATCTCAAGGCGACGCCGCTGATGGACATCGAGCGCGCCGCCGCGCCGCTGTTCGGCGTGCGCGCCTACGGCGTGCACCTCACCGGCTTCACGCGGCGCGCCGACGGGCTGCGCATCTGGGTGCCGCGCCGGGCGCGCGACAAGCCGACCTACCCCGGCATGCTCGACAACACCGTCGCCGGCGGCCAGCCGACCGGGCTCGGGCTGATGGAGAACGTCGTCAAGGAGTGCGGCGAGGAGGCCTCGATCCCGCCGGAGATCGCGCGCCGCGCCGTGGCCGTCGGCGCCATCACCTACTGCCACCAGTCCGGCGCGCAGCTGAAGCCCGACGTGCAGTACGTGTTCGACCTCGAGCTGCCGGCGGACTTCACCTGCGCCGGCAACGACGGCGAGGTCGAGTCGTTCGAGCTGTGGCCGGCGCGGTCCGTGTACGAGCGCGTGCGCGACACGATGGACTTCAAGTACAACTGCAACCTCGTGCTGATCGACTTCTTCGTGCGCCACGGCCTGATCGAGGCCGACGACCCCGACTATTTCGCGATCGTCTCCGGCCTGCGGCGCAACGCCCATGGTCCCGGAAGGTGAGCGGCGCGGCGCCGCGGCCTATGGACTCGCGCCGGAGCGCGCGCGATAAGCGGCCGGTTCCTCCGACCGCCCGGACATGACGACCGCACGACGCGCCACACCCGACACGACGACGCCGCGGCGGGCGCTGGCGTCGTGGCTGGCGCTGTTCGCGCTGACGCTGCAGGTCTTCGCGCCGGTGGCGCACGCCCGTGCCCTGCTCGGCCTGAGCCAGGCCGCGCCCGACGGCTACATGGTGGTGTGCTCGGCCGATGGGCTGAAGGTGGTGCGCACCGACATATCGGCCGCGCCCCAGGACGACGACGGCCGCATCGTCGGCTTCCACCTGCCCTACGACGTCCACGCCAAATCGGCCAAGCACACCTGCTGTCTCGCCGCCGCGATCGCGGCGGTCGCGCCGGAAGCGCCGGCCGCCATCCGGTCCGACGACGGGCCGTCGAGCGCGGCGGCGATCCCGGCCTCCGCGGCGACGGCCGATCGCGGGCCGGCGCCTGAGCGTCCCGGCCACCCGCGCGATCCGCCCGCCGTCCATCCCACGAGCCCTTCGTAGCGCCACCGGCGGGAGCATCCGGCGGGGCGCGCGTCCCCCGTCCGATGGAGATCCACCCATGTCGCCGCTCCTTCCGCGCGCGCTTTCCGCCGCCGTCCTGTCGTCGTCGCTCGTCCTCCCCGCCGCCGCCCATGTCGTCGCCCATCCCGATGAGGGCGTCGCCGGCGGCTATTTCCGCGCCGCGTTCGCCGTCACCCACGGCTGCAAAGGCTCGCCGACCGTCGCGGTGACGATCCGCGTTCCCGCCGACGTGCTGTCGGTGAAGCCGCGGCCGAAGGCCGGTTGGACGATCGAGATCGTCAAGCGTCCCGTCGATCCGCCGGTCGAATCCGGCCACGGCTCCGCCATCCGCGAGACGGCGGCCGAGGTGACCTGGCGCGGCGGTCCCCTCGACGACGCGCATTTCGACGATTTCACGCTGTCGATGCGCCTGCCCGCGAAGCCCGGCGAGACGCTGTACTTCCCGGTGGTCCAGACCTGCGCCTCCGGCGCCCACAACTGGACGACCATCCCGGCGGCCGGCCAGGGCTGGCACGACGTGCCCGAGCCCGCTCCGTTCGTGAAGCTGCGCGCGCGTTGAGCGTGCCGCCGGCCATCGCCTCGGACCAACCCCATCGCCGGACGACACGCCGCCCGTGGCCAGGCGCGACGCACGTCCCTACCCGCCGGTGTCAGTCCGCATGTCCGACCAACCGTACGCCCCGCGGCGCGCCAGCGGCGACGTCCGCGCGATGATCGCCGGCGTCGTGTCGCTCGGCGCGCCGGCGGGCGCCCAGGCGGGCTGGGCGTTCGACAAGGGGCCGGGCCTGCGCCTCGACGCGCGCGATCTGTTCAAAAAGGCCCACGTGTCGAACACCGGCGTCCGGCCCGTGGCCCTGGCGACCGACGCGCTGTACAATTCCGTCGAGGGTCGCGCGGTGTTCGTCGGCCTCGGATTCAAGTGGTGACCGCGATTCCCCTGGGTGAAGCCCCGCTCGACGGACGCGCCGTCCGTCCGGTCGAGACCTCGTTCGCCGCCTATCTCGCGTCGGCGGGCGCGGCGCATCTCGTCGTGGCCGCGGCGCTGCTGGCGGCGCCATCGCCACGCGTGACGGCGACGCCCGGCGACGAGCCCGCCATCGAGGTCGTGATGGCGGAGGCGCCCGCCGAGCGCGCGCCCGCGCCGTCGTTGGAGGCGGCGCTCCGCGAGGTCGCCACCGAGACGCCGCCGCCGGTCGACCTGACGCCACCCCCGCCGCCGGCGGCGCCCGTGGAGCCGCCACCGCCGCGCGCGGACATCCAACTACCGCCGCCCGTGGAGCCGCCGCCGCCGGTGTTCGAGCGCGTCGAGCCGCCGCCACCGCCATCCGCGGAGATCGATCCACCGTTGCCCGAGCCGCCGCCACCGGTCGCGTTCGAGCCGCCGCGGCCGCGGACACCGCCACCTGCGCGGCCGCCGGTCGCCGCCGCGCCGCCACCCAGACCGGCGCCACCACGCGCGGCCGCCGCGCCGGCGCCCGCGACGACGCGCGAAACCGCAGCGGCGCCGGCCACGAGCGCCGGGACGCCGACCGTCGCGCCATCGGCCGAGATCCAGATGAACTACGCCGCGCTGCTGCTGCAACGGCTGCAGCGGTACCGCGAGTACCCGCGCGCCGCGCGCCAGCGCGGCGAGGAGGGCCGCGTCACGCTGCGCGTCGTGATCGGCGCCGGCGGCGCGCTGGTCGACGTCCAGGTCCAAGGCGGCAGCGGCTTCGCCGCGCTCGACGCCGCCGCGCTCGACATGGCGCGGCGCGCGGCGCCGTTCCCGCCGCTGCCGCCGGCGCTCGGCGCGGCGCAGGCGACCTTCGTCGTGCCGGTGGTGTTCGCGCTCAACCGGTAGACCACGAAAAAGGGCCGCGCGAGGCGGCCCTTTCCGGTCGGGACGTCGCCGCCCCTCCTAGTTGTGCTTGGCCACTTCCATGCGGCCGATCTGGTCGCGGTGCACCTCGTCCGGACCGTCGGCCAGACGCAGCGTGCGCTGGTGGGCGTACATGTTGGCGAGCTTGAACACCTGGCTGACGCCGCCGGCGCCGTGCAGCTGGATGCAGCGGTCGACCACCTTCGACGTGATGTTCGGCACCGCCACCTTGATCATCGCGATCTGCTGGCGGGCTTCCTTGTTGCCGAACTTGTCCATCGCCCACGCCGCCTTGAGCACCAGCAGGCGCGCCATGTCGATCTCCATGCGCATGTCGGCGAAGTGGGCGCGGCTGACGCCCATCTCGGAGATGCGCTGGCCGAACGCGACGCGCGACTTGGCGCGCTTGATGGCCATCTCCAACGCCCGCTCCGCGACGCCGATGGCGCGCATGCAGTGGTGGATGCGGCCCGGCCCGAGCCGCCCCTGCGCGATGTCGAAGCCGCGGCCCTCGCCCAGCAGCATCGCGCTCTTGGGCACGCGCACGTTGTCGTAGATGACCTCGGCGTGGCCGTGCGGCGCGTCGTCGTAGCCGAACACGTGCAGCATCTGCACGATCTTGATGCCGGGCGTGTCACGCGGCACGACCAGCATCGACTGCTGGCGGTACGGCGGCGCGTTGGGGTCGTTCTTGCCCATGAAGATGATGACCTTGCAGCGCGGATCGCCCATGCCCGACGACCACCACTTGCGGCCGTTCAGCACGTAATGGTCGCCGTCGCTCTCGATGCGCGACTCGACGTTCTTGGCGTCCGACGACGCCACCGCCGGCTCGGTCATCGCATAGCTCGAACGGATCTCGCCGGCGAGCAGCGGCTTCAGCCACTTCTCCTGGTGCTCCTTGGTGCCGTAGCGCGCCAGCACCTCCATGTTGCCGGTGTCCGGCGCCGAGCAGTTCGTCGCCTCCGACGCCAGCTTGGAGCGGCCGAGGATCTCGCACAGCGGGGCGTAGTCGAGGTTCGACAGGCCCATCGTGCCGTGCGCGTCGCCGGTCTCGCGGTGGGCCGGCAGGAACATGTTCCACAGGCCGCGCTTGCGCGCCTCGGCCTTGAGCTCCTCCATCACCGGCGGCAGGTTCCAGCGGTCCTTCGCCTTCTCCATCTGCTCTTCGTAGACGGGCTCCGCCGGATAGACGCACTCGTCCATGAACTTGGTGAGCTTCTCGGCCAGCTCCTTCGTGCGGTCCGAGTATTCGAAATCCATCGCCATCGTCGCTCTCCTCCCGGCCGATCCACGCGGTCCACACGACCGCCGGCCGATCCTCTCTGTTCTCAACGGCCGGACTTTATGCCGAATCCCCACGCTAAATGAACGATGATTTTTTGCAGGGGTGCCTCCGGGGAGACGCTCCGGACCGTCACGCGGATGCCACGTACCGCGTCGCGGAACGAGGCCACCAGGGATGCCTACGCCTCGCGCACCGGACGATGCGCCAGCCACAGCCCCAGCGCGAGGCAGGCGAGCGCGGCGGCGAACAGCGGCGACAGCCGCTCGCCGAGGAAGATCCAACCGAGCGCGGCGGAGGTGACAGGGCCGAGCGCGATGAACACGGTCACCCGCGTCGGCGTCGTGTGGGCGAGCGCCCACAACCACAGAAAGTAGCCGACGCCGCTGGCCAGCCCGATGAACAGCACCGCCAGCCATGCCGTCGTCGTGAACCGCGGCCAATGGTCGAAGAACCCCTCCAGCCCGGCCAGCGGCGCCAGGAAGGCGATCGACGCCAGCATCGCGAAGGCGCCGACCTGCAGTGTCGGATATCGGCGCACGTAAGGCCGGTAGAGGACGCTGCACACCGCGCCGCACAGCGCGCTGGCGAACACCGCCGCCTCGCCCCACCAGCCGCCGCCGCCCGGCGCCAGCGCCTTGTCGCCCAGCGCCAGGCCGACGCCGGCGAAGGTCAGCGACACGCCCAGCGTCTTCGCCAGCGTCAGGCGCTCCATGCCGGCGGCGGCGGCGATCACCATGGTCAGCAGCGGAAACGTCGCGAAGATCAGCGCCGCGCGGCCCGACGGCATGAACCGCAGGCCCCAGTTCAACAGCGCGATCAGCACGCCGAACTGGACGATGCCGAGCAGCGCCACCGGCACGATGTCGCCGCGCGCGAAACGCGTCCGCGGGATCGCCGCCGCCATCGGCAGCAGGCAGAGGACGCCGACGACGTAGCGCAGCAGCGCCAGCGCCGCCGGGGTCGTCTGGTCGATGGCGTGGCGGCTGGCGACCATGGCGGCGCCGACCAGCACGCCGCTGCCGGCGGCGGCCCACGCCGCGCGCGCGGCGCTCACAGCGGCTTGTCCCAGGTCTCGCCGACCAGGTCGCAGCCGAACTTGTGGTAGGGCTCCTCCGCCACCAGCGCGTAGCCCTCGCTGGCGTAGATCGCGCGCGCCGCCAGCAGCACGTTGTTGGTCCACAGCGTCATCTTGCGGTAGCCCGCCGCGCGCGCGAACCGCTCCGCCTCGCGCACCAGCCGGCGTCCGAGGCCGGTGCCGCGCGCCTCCGGCTCCACCAGCACCAGCCGCAGCCGCGCCACCTCGTCGCTGTCGCGCACGACGAAGGCCGAGCCGATCTGGCGGCCGTCCTTCTCGGCGATCCACGACGCCTCCCGCGCCGGGTCGAAGCTCAGGATCAGCTTGGCGGCGATCTCCGCGACCAGCGCCTCGAACTCGTGGTTCCAGCCGAACTCGCGGTGGTAGAGCGTGGCGTGGCTGGCCACGACCCAGCCCATGTCGCCGATTCGGTGCGGCCGCAGCACGAAGGGCTCGCGGGCGGGCCCACCGCCCAGCAGGCGCTCGATCGTCGCCATCGCGTCCAGCAGCGTCCGCTGGTCGCCCTCGGCCAACGCGCCGAGCACGGCCGTGAACTCGCGCTGCGAGGCCTTGTCGAGCGGCGCGAAAGCCTTGCGACCGGCGCGGGTCAGGGTCAGCAGGCTGCGGCGCGCGTCGTC
The genomic region above belongs to Rhodospirillales bacterium and contains:
- a CDS encoding TonB family protein, whose product is MTAIPLGEAPLDGRAVRPVETSFAAYLASAGAAHLVVAAALLAAPSPRVTATPGDEPAIEVVMAEAPAERAPAPSLEAALREVATETPPPVDLTPPPPPAAPVEPPPPRADIQLPPPVEPPPPVFERVEPPPPPSAEIDPPLPEPPPPVAFEPPRPRTPPPARPPVAAAPPPRPAPPRAAAAPAPATTRETAAAPATSAGTPTVAPSAEIQMNYAALLLQRLQRYREYPRAARQRGEEGRVTLRVVIGAGGALVDVQVQGGSGFAALDAAALDMARRAAPFPPLPPALGAAQATFVVPVVFALNR
- a CDS encoding acyl-CoA dehydrogenase family protein; this encodes MDFEYSDRTKELAEKLTKFMDECVYPAEPVYEEQMEKAKDRWNLPPVMEELKAEARKRGLWNMFLPAHRETGDAHGTMGLSNLDYAPLCEILGRSKLASEATNCSAPDTGNMEVLARYGTKEHQEKWLKPLLAGEIRSSYAMTEPAVASSDAKNVESRIESDGDHYVLNGRKWWSSGMGDPRCKVIIFMGKNDPNAPPYRQQSMLVVPRDTPGIKIVQMLHVFGYDDAPHGHAEVIYDNVRVPKSAMLLGEGRGFDIAQGRLGPGRIHHCMRAIGVAERALEMAIKRAKSRVAFGQRISEMGVSRAHFADMRMEIDMARLLVLKAAWAMDKFGNKEARQQIAMIKVAVPNITSKVVDRCIQLHGAGGVSQVFKLANMYAHQRTLRLADGPDEVHRDQIGRMEVAKHN
- a CDS encoding DMT family transporter translates to MVASRHAIDQTTPAALALLRYVVGVLCLLPMAAAIPRTRFARGDIVPVALLGIVQFGVLIALLNWGLRFMPSGRAALIFATFPLLTMVIAAAAGMERLTLAKTLGVSLTFAGVGLALGDKALAPGGGGWWGEAAVFASALCGAVCSVLYRPYVRRYPTLQVGAFAMLASIAFLAPLAGLEGFFDHWPRFTTTAWLAVLFIGLASGVGYFLWLWALAHTTPTRVTVFIALGPVTSAALGWIFLGERLSPLFAAALACLALGLWLAHRPVREA
- a CDS encoding MarR family transcriptional regulator encodes the protein MDAEMLDARARAVRRFNRFYTQRIGVLKEGLNDSPFPLAEARVLYELAHRDDTTATGLARDLGLDAGYLSRILGGFEQRGLLTRRPAADDARRSLLTLTRAGRKAFAPLDKASQREFTAVLGALAEGDQRTLLDAMATIERLLGGGPAREPFVLRPHRIGDMGWVVASHATLYHREFGWNHEFEALVAEIAAKLILSFDPAREASWIAEKDGRQIGSAFVVRDSDEVARLRLVLVEPEARGTGLGRRLVREAERFARAAGYRKMTLWTNNVLLAARAIYASEGYALVAEEPYHKFGCDLVGETWDKPL